The proteins below come from a single Nocardiopsis gilva YIM 90087 genomic window:
- a CDS encoding NUDIX domain-containing protein encodes MRWVVRSEKPLYTDPWLDIRAADVEVSGGRHLEHRIIRTGPGAGAVIMNDRDEVLLEWRHRFITDTWGYEIPMGGVHDGEAPIAAAAREVEEETGWRPGPLRPLIHVHPTPGVSDSEHHIFVAESAEHIGDPADDWESERIEWVPLADVPKLVGEGKVIGGTSVSALLYLHATERPTP; translated from the coding sequence ATGCGCTGGGTCGTCCGCTCTGAGAAGCCGCTCTACACCGATCCGTGGTTGGACATCCGGGCCGCGGACGTGGAGGTCTCCGGCGGGCGGCACCTGGAGCACCGGATCATCCGTACCGGGCCAGGGGCGGGCGCGGTGATCATGAACGACCGCGACGAGGTGCTGCTGGAGTGGCGGCACCGCTTCATCACCGACACGTGGGGCTACGAGATTCCCATGGGCGGCGTCCACGACGGCGAGGCCCCGATCGCGGCGGCAGCACGCGAGGTGGAGGAAGAAACCGGGTGGCGGCCAGGACCGCTGCGCCCCCTGATCCACGTCCACCCCACGCCGGGAGTCAGCGACAGCGAGCACCACATCTTCGTCGCCGAGTCAGCCGAGCACATCGGCGATCCCGCGGACGATTGGGAGTCCGAACGCATCGAGTGGGTGCCGCTCGCCGACGTGCCGAAGCTGGTCGGCGAGGGCAAGGTCATCGGTGGCACTTCCGTGAGTGCGCTGCTGTACCTGCACGCGACGGAGCGCCCGACACCGTGA
- a CDS encoding response regulator: MIRTILIDDEQLVRSGLKMILDSADDIEVVGEGSDGAEAVRLARGLQPDVVLLDIRMPGVDGLTAATELAALPNPPKVVLLTTFDLDEYVHRALRAGAVGFLLKDTPPRDLITAVRTIDEGNAMLAPSVTKRMLERFAAPASDEAPVAAKRLEVLSDRERDVLIAIARGMSNAEVGRELGMREATVKAHVSRILSKLAMTNRVQAAILAHDAGWV; encoded by the coding sequence GTGATCCGCACGATACTGATCGATGACGAGCAGCTGGTCCGCTCGGGCCTGAAGATGATCCTGGACTCGGCCGACGACATCGAGGTCGTCGGGGAGGGATCCGACGGCGCCGAGGCGGTTCGGCTGGCCCGCGGACTCCAGCCCGACGTCGTGCTGCTCGACATCCGCATGCCCGGCGTCGACGGCCTGACCGCCGCCACGGAACTGGCGGCCCTGCCCAACCCGCCCAAGGTCGTCCTCCTCACCACCTTCGATCTGGACGAGTACGTGCACCGGGCGCTTCGCGCCGGGGCCGTGGGCTTCCTTCTCAAGGACACCCCGCCGCGCGACCTCATCACGGCCGTGCGCACCATCGACGAGGGCAACGCCATGCTCGCCCCCAGCGTCACCAAGCGCATGCTGGAGCGCTTCGCCGCACCGGCCTCCGACGAGGCCCCGGTCGCCGCCAAGCGGCTGGAGGTGCTCAGCGACCGCGAGCGGGACGTCCTCATCGCGATCGCCCGCGGCATGTCCAACGCCGAGGTCGGCCGCGAACTGGGCATGCGCGAAGCCACCGTCAAGGCCCACGTCAGCCGCATCCTGTCCAAACTCGCCATGACCAACCGCGTGCAGGCGGCCATCCTCGCCCACGACGCGGGCTGGGTGTAG
- a CDS encoding sensor histidine kinase: MFHGEEEKLRVAFGERPVRIWGWWWRRRYRFADWFYAIALWPWIIVFTLAPDVGLVGLTAPLTGLLDGSAAWPLQVVALGLAGFVFPTATAGTILFRRTRPHWLLTAAAIMIFLFGNPIPIAIALYSYAAWFSDRKKLASWTLVMVIGPPVAYSFTTGTVFMTVSVWIVFIALPLTAGLWVGTRRQLIENLKERAERLEREQHLMADRAISAERTRIAREMHDVVAHRVSLMVLHAGGLEVSATDDRTIETAGLIRSTGREALSELREILGVLRDDPASEAPTAPQPVLSDLARLISDWRAAGMAIDWRTTGSPRALPAQLERTAFRTVQEALTNAGKHAPGGAVVVRMDYGDDDLEIAVTNEPPGPVTGPRPEPPPSSGYGLAGLRERVALAGGSLSAGPYPDGGWQVRAILPVGAHVPEETGDDAGDPHDTDR, translated from the coding sequence ATGTTCCATGGAGAGGAAGAGAAGCTGCGGGTCGCCTTCGGGGAGCGGCCGGTGCGGATCTGGGGCTGGTGGTGGAGACGCCGCTACCGGTTCGCCGACTGGTTCTACGCGATCGCCCTCTGGCCGTGGATCATCGTGTTCACCCTTGCCCCGGACGTGGGGCTCGTAGGGCTGACCGCCCCCTTGACGGGACTGCTCGACGGATCCGCGGCATGGCCGCTCCAGGTGGTGGCCCTGGGCCTGGCGGGCTTCGTCTTCCCCACCGCGACCGCGGGCACGATCCTGTTCCGCCGAACACGCCCCCACTGGCTGCTGACGGCCGCGGCGATCATGATCTTCCTGTTCGGCAACCCGATTCCGATCGCGATCGCGCTCTACTCCTATGCCGCCTGGTTCTCCGACCGGAAGAAGCTTGCCAGCTGGACCCTGGTCATGGTGATCGGTCCGCCGGTGGCCTACTCGTTCACCACCGGAACCGTGTTCATGACGGTGAGTGTGTGGATCGTGTTCATCGCGCTCCCCCTCACCGCCGGGCTGTGGGTGGGCACCCGCCGCCAGCTCATCGAAAACCTGAAGGAACGGGCCGAGCGGCTGGAGCGCGAACAGCACCTCATGGCCGACCGCGCCATCTCGGCCGAGCGCACCCGCATCGCCCGCGAGATGCACGACGTCGTGGCCCACCGGGTCAGCCTGATGGTCTTGCACGCCGGTGGCCTGGAGGTGTCTGCCACCGACGACAGGACCATCGAGACCGCCGGGCTGATCCGCAGCACCGGCCGCGAGGCCCTGTCGGAACTCCGCGAGATCCTCGGCGTCCTGCGCGACGACCCCGCCTCCGAGGCCCCCACCGCCCCGCAGCCCGTCCTCTCCGACCTCGCCCGGCTGATCTCCGATTGGCGGGCCGCCGGAATGGCGATCGACTGGCGCACGACCGGCTCCCCGCGCGCCCTCCCCGCCCAGCTGGAGCGCACCGCCTTCCGGACGGTGCAGGAGGCACTGACGAACGCGGGCAAGCACGCGCCGGGCGGCGCGGTGGTGGTCCGCATGGACTACGGTGACGACGATCTGGAGATCGCGGTCACGAACGAACCCCCCGGCCCCGTCACCGGACCGCGACCGGAACCCCCGCCCAGCAGCGGCTATGGTCTCGCGGGGCTGCGCGAGCGCGTCGCGCTGGCCGGTGGCAGCCTGTCAGCGGGCCCGTATCCGGACGGCGGGTGGCAGGTACGCGCTATCTTGCCTGTGGGGGCGCATGTGCCTGAAGAGACGGGGGACGACGCGGGTGATCCGCACGATACTGATCGATGA